A region of Paenibacillus thiaminolyticus DNA encodes the following proteins:
- a CDS encoding DUF58 domain-containing protein: MPLHWLIVFLGLALAVQGMLYRRWALRRVSYTRTFSKQKLFAGETVEMTETIGNDKLLPLPWVRLESMNPSALRFGKQHNLEMDVGELSQNHRSLFALKPYTRVIRRHQITCVKRGIYRLDSVTMTAGDPFGVFDAVRRIPLGLELTVYPALIPLDQLPLSTKSWIGDIPVRRWILEDPFWKSGVRPYRPGDTLKSVHWKATARTNSLQVHKFDYTADRKLMILVNFETSDGMWSKVTIPEQVEKALSYAASIAHATVKQGMETGVSCNGSQPGHARGTALTFPPGAGTLHLHRLFEWMAKLELELTMTFATFLAQWEPAGDTDYIIVTPLPPSRQAEAIVNRMRMRGSAVEWLVLPKPVAKPGDEEVRHAQ; this comes from the coding sequence ATGCCGCTGCATTGGTTGATTGTGTTTCTCGGCCTTGCGCTGGCTGTGCAAGGTATGCTGTATAGACGCTGGGCGCTGCGGAGGGTTTCTTATACCCGCACCTTTTCGAAGCAGAAGCTATTCGCCGGCGAGACGGTGGAGATGACGGAGACGATTGGCAATGACAAGCTGCTGCCGCTGCCTTGGGTCCGGCTCGAGTCGATGAATCCGAGCGCCCTTCGCTTCGGGAAGCAGCATAATCTGGAGATGGACGTCGGGGAGCTCTCGCAGAACCATCGAAGCTTGTTCGCGTTGAAACCGTATACACGCGTCATTCGCCGTCATCAGATTACATGCGTGAAGCGGGGAATCTACCGGCTGGACAGCGTTACGATGACGGCTGGCGATCCGTTCGGCGTGTTCGATGCGGTCCGCCGCATTCCGCTGGGTCTGGAGCTGACCGTATATCCTGCGCTCATCCCTCTGGATCAGCTTCCACTGTCGACGAAGAGCTGGATTGGGGATATTCCGGTCCGCCGTTGGATCTTGGAGGATCCGTTCTGGAAATCAGGCGTCCGGCCGTACCGCCCGGGCGATACGCTCAAATCGGTGCATTGGAAGGCGACGGCCCGCACGAATAGTCTTCAAGTGCACAAGTTCGATTACACGGCCGACCGCAAGCTGATGATTCTGGTCAATTTCGAGACATCGGACGGGATGTGGTCGAAGGTGACGATTCCGGAGCAGGTCGAGAAGGCGCTGTCTTACGCGGCCTCCATCGCCCATGCGACGGTGAAGCAGGGGATGGAGACGGGCGTCAGCTGCAACGGAAGCCAGCCCGGCCATGCTAGAGGGACCGCGCTTACCTTTCCGCCCGGAGCGGGAACGCTGCATTTGCACCGGCTATTCGAATGGATGGCGAAGCTGGAGCTGGAGCTGACGATGACGTTCGCCACCTTCCTCGCGCAATGGGAGCCGGCCGGGGATACCGACTATATTATCGTGACGCCGCTCCCGCCTTCCCGTCAGGCGGAAGCGATCGTGAACAGGATGCGTATGCGCGGCAGCGCCGTGGAATGGCTCGTGCTGCCGAAGCCCGTTGCGAAGCCGGGGGATGAGGAGGTGCGCCATGCTCAATAG
- a CDS encoding AAA family ATPase — translation MDLSRIHTLAQAIKRNVQQVIVGKDDTLDRIFVALFTGGHVLLEDVPGTGKTLLAKSVAKSIDGTFKRIQFTPDLLPTDLSGMNVYNQKRGEFEFRPGPVFTNLLLADEINRATPRTQSSLLECMEERQVSIDGVTMQLEEPFIVLATQNPLDNFGTFPLPEAQLDRFMLKLKLGYPTFEEGLRILSRFRTEDPIQELAPVATQEDIKAARTGYTQVHVDDAILEYVLGIVERTRSHPDIALGASPRASQALLRAVQAYAVIRGRDYVSPDDVKAMAAPVLAHRLLLHHAAGSRDDQAESVLAQIVSQVPVPAEARAAE, via the coding sequence ATGGACTTATCCCGTATTCATACGCTTGCCCAAGCTATTAAGCGCAATGTGCAGCAGGTTATCGTCGGCAAGGACGATACGCTGGACCGCATCTTCGTCGCCCTGTTCACTGGCGGCCACGTGCTGCTCGAGGACGTTCCGGGCACAGGCAAGACGCTGCTCGCCAAATCCGTCGCCAAGTCAATCGACGGCACCTTCAAGCGCATTCAATTCACGCCCGATCTGCTGCCTACCGATCTGAGCGGAATGAATGTGTACAACCAGAAGCGGGGCGAATTCGAGTTCCGGCCGGGCCCGGTTTTCACCAACCTGCTGCTCGCTGACGAGATTAACCGGGCGACGCCGCGCACCCAATCCAGCCTGCTAGAGTGCATGGAAGAGCGCCAAGTCAGCATCGACGGTGTCACGATGCAGCTCGAAGAGCCATTCATCGTGCTGGCGACGCAGAACCCGCTCGACAACTTCGGCACCTTTCCGCTGCCGGAGGCCCAGTTGGACCGCTTCATGCTGAAGCTGAAGCTTGGCTATCCGACGTTCGAGGAAGGACTGCGCATTCTCTCCCGCTTCCGCACCGAGGATCCGATACAGGAGCTTGCCCCGGTGGCGACGCAGGAGGACATCAAGGCGGCCCGGACCGGATATACTCAGGTCCATGTTGATGATGCCATCCTCGAATATGTGCTCGGCATTGTCGAGCGGACGCGCAGCCACCCGGACATCGCGCTGGGCGCCAGCCCGCGGGCCAGCCAGGCGCTGCTTCGCGCCGTACAGGCCTATGCCGTCATTCGCGGGCGGGATTACGTGTCGCCGGACGATGTGAAGGCGATGGCCGCTCCGGTGCTAGCGCATCGCCTGCTGCTTCACCATGCGGCCGGATCGCGGGATGATCAAGCTGAATCGGTCCTGGCCCAGATCGTAAGCCAGGTGCCGGTTCCGGCAGAAGCCCGTGCGGCGGAGTGA